The following DNA comes from Triplophysa dalaica isolate WHDGS20190420 chromosome 5, ASM1584641v1, whole genome shotgun sequence.
AGAACTGACGTACGTAACGTCCAAATTTGCATACTGCCCgccctaaatattatttgaaatagAATAAGTACATAACAAATCACAGTATGCTGAAATGAGTATTCTCAAAGTACCAAGATGGTATACTGTGTGAAAATTCAGAGTCTGGAACGTCGACTCTCAAACGGCTAATATTACCCGCAATGCACCGTAAGAGGGTGGAGTTAAGTGATGTAGAGCAAATTAACTTTGAGATGTTCAGGagaatttataaatgtaagtatATTGTAAATTTTACATacgaaataatgaatgaattaattcTTAAATTTGAAGAAAAGACAATCACAGTCTATGGCTCTAGAAAACAATTACCTCTTGCATTAGCATTTCCCAGTGCATGCAGATTGTTTTGCTACACACTaaattatatactttttcaTAACAAAAACACTACATACATTTTGTGCATAGTATAAGTAGGCAGATTGGGAACCAGCACTAGACTataatttgggtgaactgtatctttaatgagtttaactcaccttCTATGTCCTGAAGATAATCTCGCCAAAAGGGAACAACTACCTCTTCTTGCACCCTGTTGTTGCTTCCTTTTTGTGACAGACGAAACTCAAAAAGCTCTTCAATTATGTCTGCAGAGAGAGGAGTCGGTTGATGACACAGAATGGGTAAAAAGCTGTCTGGGTGACGCTGAATTGCATCCAAAACTCCCAGCGTCTTCATTCCATCTCTGAATCTAGAAAGGGAAAGTAGACAGAGAAAAAAAGTCACTATGCTAATAATCTTATTATTAAACCCTCTTGAACAAGATTAGGAATGgaatattgtaaattataaaactAATAGCGTTGGTGCTTGATGCctcaattttatttacaatcaGTGCAATGCCCACCTTTTccttgatgtgtttttttttaaaagatgatCATAATATCACCTTGTATAATTATTATGCAATTACTTTAGTGAAGACTGATTCACCTTTTTTCAGTCTCTGTAAAGTCTTGATCAAACCATACTTGATACAGATTGATAAATACCATACCGTGGGAATGATCCGGCCTTCCGCACGTCCAACGTTATTTTCGTACTCAGGAGGGTCCGGGGTCGTACAACGCTACAACAGAACAGTCAGCTAAGAAGGAAATCCTTCTCCATACTGTTTCGATGTTGTTCTTTGTTGTCTTGCCGTTTGCTGGGATTGTTTGCAATGGCGAATGACTTCCTCTATCATTAATTTGCAGTGGGTTTGTGAATGACGCGACTCAGCGCTGCTCTCTGACAGTCTGACGTCTGCGCTTTATCAGTGATGAGTATGCGGATGTATTTGTGCGCGAGACGGACACGGACAGTCAAATATACCTGTGGCTTTTAAGGGATtcttcacccgaaaatgaacattctgtcaccatttactcaccttcaagttgttacaaatctgaataaatttctttgttccgattaacacagagaaaaatatttggaagaaatgcATATAACCAGAcatattttgccccccattgactactatagtaggataaattactttttttgatTCATTTTGGACAATTactgcgttcatcagaacaaagacatttataaagatttgaaacaacctgaaggtgagtaaatgaagacagaattttcctttttgggtgcagtatccctttaaggccaACCAAATTATCAAACGAAAATATGTGCACACCAGAAATTCCATGTCATTTAGGCTGTAATCATAGGTTGCTCTCAATCGGGCCTGAGTGCAATCGACTTCATTTGACTTGATTTAAATCATCCTTGCATAAGTTAATATTATCTGCGAAACGAGTGAAACGCTGTATTGTACgtgccaggccagtggatgacAATTTGTTTGCCGTTTTTAGTTAAAAACGGTCTTGTGTAAACAGCTTCTTAAAAAGTGCGTTACAGACATACTTGAGGTGTCACAAGtcaaatatgtgaaataatgtGTATTTCAATCAAGCATGAAGAAAGCAGTCAAGAAATAAAAGATGATACTTCAAATTTAACAGTTAACATGGTACCTTTCAAATGCTCCATGCACCCTGTGGACAACCTGAAACATCAGGATTTCATCCACAAGAAGGTTGCGGTCTTCAATACTTTTCATAGGCCTAAGACATCCAGCGGTGGACAAATAGTCCATCAATGGCTCTGTAGACTCTAACAGCTCCTTCAAATTTGTGGCTTCTTGaatctaaatatatatagtgtacaatattttaattttaatagttgtgctcaaaagtttgAGCACCCTAGATAATCAAACCATTTAAAGTTCTGACAAAGCTTAACATACCTTTTTGACCTTTTCATATAAATCCGAGTCTGCTAGGTCACTCAGTGTGGGTTTTGCTGACTCTGGGCCATCAACTAAACAAGAGAATAGCGTGGGTGACAGAAATCCTGGACCTGGACCGCCATGGACTAAACTTACAGCAATTGCCCGTCCCGCAATAAAATATCGGTTCTCTCTTAAAGCTGCATAAAAACACAAGccaacaaagaaattcatagaTTTTAGAAAAAATTAATAGAAATTCATCCCACTCAAAGTAAATCCAGAAAAACAGCACATTATATCTGAGAGACAAAAATTACACAACActaaaatttgaaatatttattcaataaatatttaaataaaataggaaaaaaatTACCAGAACTATCAAGAGCAAGATTCTGCGATTCGTTTTGGCCTTCAAACATTGAACTCTCTTTTAAGGATTCCATAAGGAGCCTTAAAAACTCCCTGCGCGGTCCCCCTAAGTCAACTGCTTCTTCATGCTTCACTGCGTCATCTGAGAACTTGACTGATATTGTGTAGGAAGGGTTGTAGTTGATCCTGGTAAAACCTCGAACAGCTCCATCAAGAACTGTTGAGCGATTTATGTTAAACCTACATTGGGAATGGTGGTTCATTTTTGAGGCCAGGTCCAAAAGAATATTCTTGATAGGAACTTCCACGTTTCTATCAGCACtattaaaaagaagaaaacaaaacaaatggtaacaataaatgtttaacCCCAATACACAAATGCACTAAATTGAGCAGGTATAGAAAAATGCAATGAAGTGCCTTGAATACAcggtattaaatataataacatgAGGTGTAAGATATCTTGTGGCATGAATTTATAAATACTGTTGTGAAACGATCGTAACTGTGAAATTCTCAGTGCATTATATCAAATTTTTACATCACTACAACCCCATAATATCACATTCAACTATTTGATACGTTCATATACATACTGATGTGTTTCGATGCTGGCAAGTATTGCCTGGTTAAGCTCTTCATCATCAGATGAAAAGTCTGACAAGGAGGTCATGACTGACAGATAAGTGCCGTAATTATCATTCCTGGTGGTCCCAGTGGATCTTGTAGTTCCAAATGAAGTGGAAGGCATTGGTGAACTTGAAAAGGAAGTAGAAGGTGACTCTGATTGTGCAGGAACAGGTTCGGCAGCAGGCTCAGTGAAAGATGGGGGAGCCAATTCAGTGGTCATTTGGTGTGTTACTGGAGGTGTTATCTCAATAACAGACTCAGCACTGTCATCCTTATCATCTTCATCACAAGATTCTACCTGTCAAACAAATAAAGTAGATTAAGCATACCTAAACAGTACAGCATTTAACAAGAAATTTTTTGAAAACTTTTCATACCTCGATTTCTTTTGATGGCCTAAGGTACAAAGTCTTCGATTTGAACACTTTGTGGATGAGTTCTCCATTAAGCTTCTGGCCGTCACAAACCTTTGGGGCAACTAACTTGTTACCGCAAGCCATCAAGAAATCTAACCTACAAATAATCATACAAatctgaatttaaaaaaatctgcaatCTAAAAAGAAAGTGTAATAAATATGTGTATGAATTCAGACGATATTCAgctgataaaaacattatgGTGCCAAATCATGCGTCTTGTCTTGTATTGATTAATGTTAAATCATAAACGATCCTTGGAAATGATTTAGCCACTACACAGGCTAACCAAAATGTTTTCCAGAAATATTGTTAATTGAAGagttacaccgtgtctacaccagacgccATGTGACACTACACATGGCTTGTTGTAATGGTATTTCCATGTGTCATCGCATCCAGTGTCAAgaaaatttaaaattataatgggttctaaagttctattgtcttttgtcgtggAACATTGCATCGCGCCGCAtgcggtgtagacacggtgtcaATACCCATTGTATCAGTATATCTTATTGtcatatagatttttttgtaaattattgtcAATGTTGgatgttttcatttaagatATAAGTGTGTAAGAGCTCTGAAAATATTACAGTCATAATACCTCACATCTGCTGGCAAGCGATCCTTGAAAACCTCCTGTAATTTTGACATCGTGGTGTTGTAGTCCCAATCcttttgaaattcaaaattattcaGGACATGTCCTTTCTGGTACAACATCCTTTTTGTGGACTGTTTGCAGGTGTTGTTCCATGTTGGTGAGGGCAACAAAATGACGTCCTTGTTAAAAGACTGATAAACATGGCTTCTGGTCCTGAAAAAAAAAGCAGCAATGCATTATTCCTAAATATATTAGCACTGTCACTCAACGGAGACGAGACACGAAGCAGCGCTGCGTTTCTCGTTATGTGTGCCACCCTCTGGGCCCTACCAAAGATATAAATACTAATTAGATGCGCCATTTCAATGAATGGGGACGAAGGCAACCCTTAATATTGCCGCTCTATTGAAGATAGTCCCATTATTGACTGACTATTTACTGGAGCGGAACTCTCGTGAGGCGATTGCCAGCCTTTTCGCATGCACAGTAACTTCGATGAAGCGAAAGAAATTGTTATGTTCAGCGCAATCAAAGcttaacaaacacaaattatGGAAAATTTCATGTCAGGTTTAATTGTTGATGAGACATATGCGgcttaattgtgatttttgccagcgATTTAAAAAGATCTGCCTTTCCCCATTCAAGTAACGTtagataggactgtggacttgctatTAACTGCAGTGGCCATAGAAGTTGCAAACATGGTGCAGTCGCCGAATCTAATCGATTGATACAATCCCCTTTGAATTAAATTCAGCGATTCTAAAAGGAACTAATCCTTACGATCATTATTTCCTTTTATGAAATTGCTCCTCGCGCGTTTTATGCGCCAAATGTCTGCCAGGGGCATCATTATAACTTGTCAACGTTAACCAACCAGCTCCAAAAAGGTTAAACATATCAGAGgaaatctgttttttatatgttaaaaatgttaacttACAACATTACCAACATCTTTACATTTGGTATATCTGTAGGCTACTTTCGAAATTTCCTTAAATACAAATCACATTAACCGAATTATGCCAGAAGCACCATACCTCTTCTTCATTTTTGATGTTCGCCAGGCTCCAAAACGGTGGCGTGTTTCATAGCGCGGTCCTTGGGCTGGACGAAAGACACTTTGTATTTCACCTTCCACGGTGTTGTTTGAGGGCACACTGACGTTAGACGTTTGTTGTGAATTTAAAGTCGAAGCTAGAGAAGGTAGCGCAGGGGATTGCAAAATGTTACTGAGTAAGTTAATTGCATCTGAAAGGTTCCTGTTCGCTGACATATCTGCACATCAACGCGCGCCAAACTAAACGGAAGTGCGGATGCAGCTTCCTTTTCCAGTGAAATATGCTCtcatcaactacactgaaatctctcatcaactacactgaaatctctcatcaactacactgaaatctctcatcaactacactgaaatcTCTCATCAACTATACCTGAAATATGTTGCCTCATAAGTGCACCTGTGTTTATAAGAGGCTTTTTAGCATACATATGCATacatttcactagtgtttgtaaaatattacagtaatacaTATGTATGggttcactagtgtttgtaagagtcatttcagtaatacgtgtgaatgaatttcactaagttcgatcgatgtttttatttcactagtgtttgtaagaggtatttcagtaatacgtgtgaatgaatttcactaagttcgatcgatgtttttatttcactagtgtttgtaagagtcatttcagtaatacgtgtgaatgaatttcactaagttcgatcgatgtttttatttcactagtgtttgtaagagtcatttcagtaatacgtgtgaatgaatttcactaagtttcgatcgatgtttttatttcactagtgtttgtaagaggtatttcagtaatacgtgtgaatgaatttcactaagttcgatcgatgtttttatttcactagtgtttgtaagaggtatttcagtaataggtatgaatgaatttcactaagttcgatcgatgtttttatttcactagtgtttgtaagagtcatttcagtaatacgtgtgaatgaatttcactaagttcgatcgatgtttttatttcactagtgtttgtaagagtcatttcagtaatacgtgtgaatgaatttcactaagttcgatcgatgtttttatttcactagtgtttgtaagaggtatttcagtaataagtgtgaatgaatttcactaagttcgatcgatgtttttatttcactagtgtttgtaagagtcatttcagtaatacgtgtgaatgaatttcactaagttcgatcgatgtttttatttcactagtgtttgtaagaggtatttcagtaatacgtgtgaatgaatttcactaagttcgatcgatgtttttatttcactagtgtttgtaagagtcatttcagtaatacgtgtgaatgaatttcactaagttcgattgatgtttttatttcactagtgtttgtaagagtcatttcaataATTATGGCCTAAACGGCCCCTCATAGAATCTCACTCTCTACTATCACACATTCAGCAGCACAACACTGTCATCATCAACATTTACTCATGATTATATTATCATCATAAACTACTTTAGCATCACTCAACATAACAAATGTGCACCATAAAGTAAACACACAGTCAGATGGCAGAGGAAGAGAAGACAAACACTGTAGAGGCAggagctcaactaaagcaaacacttcatatgacaaaccagtcacatctaaacctctaagatcacagtttgaaCACACAGTGAGTTCGATGTGAGGTTACATTTTGACCTCATCATGAGTATTCTGTAAACTCATGGTTATATCAATGTGAGatcaatgtgacatcatcaggTTTTCCTGGGAAACCATCACCATGGCGAGCCAGCAAATAAATCAAAGAGGAAAATGGAGAGAGTAATCGGAAACAAATCAATATCTGATGGAGACATAATGTTAACATTCCCgctactggatttgaaagtcttaGATCTAAATGTTTTCTTACTGACCGGTACTTTTGAGTTTATTAGTCATTTTGCTGCGCTTAGGTTGTTTATTGGCGCACTAACATTactggttcacaatttataactGTAAGGTAGACCAGAGATGATGTAATGTTTCCTGTTATGTATCAAACGTTAGCAGGTTACCTGCTATGTAGCTATCACGCTACACACTACCGGCTAACAACCAACTGCTACCTCAGAATCTAGTTTGTAGCCAAAAGAGTGCTTTAGTACATGTacagtttatgaagtgacatgatgTAACAGCAGTTCAAGTGTATTGCTCTTATCTCCACATGGGGAAACCATACACCAAAAAGGGTTGTTGTCGCTTTAAGGATTCTCATTAGGATTGAAGATGTTCATGTTGTGTTGAAGACTCCAGTGTTTGTTTGGGTAAACTCATCTGGATTGAATGCTGTGCTGCTGAAAGAACATTGTGAGATCTGGGAGTTTGAGTTCATTTTGATGTGTGGACAGATTTGAAAACAggacacaaataaaaacttgatcTACAGTAGAGtttagacacacacagacatcaagaatcagtgaaTGAAACTCAATAATGGAGACATCAGATAAAGCTTGTGTTAATACTTAAACGTGATGCATTTGAATTACATTGGGTTTAATATGTGATAATACATCATCCTTATTAAGTTAAAACCCAGTTTATTCATTAATAGTATTACATAGATCTCATTAGTTTCATTGACATGTGTCTGACACATGGGTGATGACTCAACACTAATTTGGAATTGTGATGGCGCACCTGTTTTTAAAAGCTCTAAATGCAGCATTAGATCTATTCAATGTCAGGTGATTGAACTAGAATCAGacgtgagaaaaataaacacattttgatttCAGGATTATGGTTTGTGCCAAGTAAAGCATCCATGTTGAGTCTACTAACTCTATATGTTAAAGCAGCTTTGTTATTAGAGATTGATTGTATTCGATGGCTTGCTCAATGCTTTGTAACACAATGCACTTTAATGGTCTATATGGTTTTGACTTTTGTTATCACAAGGGTGGAAATCCTTTCCATATGATCAACATGAAACCCCACTTTGAAATGAGAGAGATCTTTCAGTCATGCCATGCCAGTTGAAGTGATGAGCCAGTGTTTGAATATCAACATCATTTGTGCCTTGGATTTGTGGTTTTGTGGTTGGACACAGTAAAGAGTGAAGCTCTGGTACATTGGCAAACAAATTGAAGAGacttgtaaaaataaaagctccTGTTGAGATAAGTACTGTAGAACGAGGTCAATAAATGAAAGGGAGGTCTGAAAAGCTTCATGGATGCCATCACTCCCCCTCTTTTACACTCTCAAAGGTCATACTCCATTTGTTTCTTTTGGTGTTTGGCATATGAACACTACTGCATGATGTAGATCAAGACTAGGAGCATCTTGTTGTCAGAACTGGTAGTCAGAAAAGGAAGACTGCtgcagctggcgctcattcacaattactcaccgttctcgaaccacagtctcgccccgcctGACATTTTGGTTTGATCGACGGAGTTAGTAGATACTTGGCAACTCTGTCACTTTAGAGCGGAATTATTATAAAACACT
Coding sequences within:
- the LOC130420441 gene encoding G2/M phase-specific E3 ubiquitin-protein ligase-like, coding for MKKRTRSHVYQSFNKDVILLPSPTWNNTCKQSTKRMLYQKGHVLNNFEFQKDWDYNTTMSKLQEVFKDRLPADVRLDFLMACGNKLVAPKVCDGQKLNGELIHKVFKSKTLYLRPSKEIEVESCDEDDKDDSAESVIEITPPVTHQMTTELAPPSFTEPAAEPVPAQSESPSTSFSSSPMPSTSFGTTRSTGTTRNDNYGTYLSVMTSLSDFSSDDEELNQAILASIETHHADRNVEVPIKNILLDLASKMNHHSQCRFNINRSTVLDGAVRGFTRINYNPSYTISVKFSDDAVKHEEAVDLGGPRREFLRLLMESLKESSMFEGQNESQNLALDSSALRENRYFIAGRAIAVSLVHGGPGPGFLSPTLFSCLVDGPESAKPTLSDLADSDLYEKVKKIQEATNLKELLESTEPLMDYLSTAGCLRPMKSIEDRNLLVDEILMFQVVHRVHGAFERFRDGMKTLGVLDAIQRHPDSFLPILCHQPTPLSADIIEELFEFRLSQKGSNNRVQEEVVVPFWRDYLQDIEDEDGPAKLDKILAFATGATCIPPMGFTPQPTIEFLHVERSQSAVVSRFPMANTCINCLKLPLHKTYNEFKSSMNFAFANTYGFGME